The following coding sequences lie in one Cygnus olor isolate bCygOlo1 chromosome 8, bCygOlo1.pri.v2, whole genome shotgun sequence genomic window:
- the RWDD3 gene encoding RWD domain-containing protein 3: MSGQALEELSALAAIYCEPDACEVLAVSETHGITFRIQINVKELLDTDILLKLLFHLPVNYPSTLPEISVNSDQLTRAQCTDVKDKLLEQAKKHLSEPMVHELVLWIQENLKYVIKQPATVCNEKSTLSKAESTEDAIWMLLLHLDHMRAKAKYVKTVEKWASDLRLTGRLMFMGKIILILLQGDRSNIKEYLILQKTSKVDVDSSGKKCKEKMISVLCETKVQSQHKRFQMFEVKEYSTLDELQKEFETAGLATLFSEFVPPLLK, translated from the exons ATGTCGGGGCAGGCGCTGGAGGAGCTCTCGGCGCTCGCCGCCATCTACTGCGAGCCGGACGCCTGCGAGGTGCTGGCGGTCTCAG AAACGCATGGAATCACATTTAGAATTCAAATCAACGTGAAAGAACTACTGGATACAGATATActtttaaagctgttatttCATTTGCCAGTTAATTATCCATCAACTCTACCAGAAATTTCTGTTAACTCAGACCAGCTTACAAGGGCCCAGTGTACGGATGTGAAAGATAAATTACTTgaacaagcaaagaaacatctttctGAACCCATGGTGCATGAGCTGGTTCTTTGGATACAGGAGAATCTTAAATATGTCATTAAGCAACCAGCAACAGTTTGCAATGAAAAAAGTACTTTGTCAAAAGCAGAAAGTACAGAGGATGCTATCTGGATGCTCCTTTTGCATTTAGATCACATGAGAGCAAAGGCAAAATACGTCAAAACTGTGGAAAAATGGGCTTCAGATCTAAGGCTGACTGGAAGACTGATGTTCATGGGCAAGATAATATTGATTCTTCTTCAGGGTGACAGGAGCAACATTAAG GAGTACTTGATTCTTCAGAAAACTTCTAAGGTAGATGTGGACTCAAGcggaaagaaatgcaaagagaaaatgattaGTGTACTGTGTGAGACAAAAGTACAATCACAGCATAAAAG GTTTCAGATGTTTGAAGTCAAAGAATATTCAACACTGGATGAGCTACAAAAGGAATTTGAAACTGCAGGACTTGCGACTCTCTTCTCTGAGTTTGTGCCTCCTctcttaaagtaa